A window of Bacteroidia bacterium contains these coding sequences:
- a CDS encoding glycosyltransferase family 39 protein produces MNLNLKYKPDWTLVSLFLLVLISRIPFLFCGYGAEEDSWGTPLAIWQTLHSGIYEPSRLPGHPVPEFLYLLLPYASPFWWNLLAAIACAFASVAFYKIINKLDLQAAYLSALALAFVPVIFISSTYTIDYCFTLAFVLWSFYFLIESSFLWAALFLGLAIGSRITSGIFLLPFLSWILTINRDKTEIKSTVNLVMLSLIIGTICYLPLLQSYGYRFFQYYDQFPYPSWEKVLFKATFGVWGVIGLLGILSACISQTLFIGFSKLEIQTKKNKVMVGLAILITLLYTFSYLRLPQKSGYWIPAIPFIILALNVGLLEMLYKFVLLCLMVSSFIFGLGLTDANRGSKHSNWAKVYKIRDQELFFDPATGPLYSDFTKRHNKESFCKEVATTLDQPEYATSIIICGWWYNELMVYALNNNPKLVPHLRFYLTESELVSLSEKGVSLYFLPEQDKYNDLYTQISLTNHYALAWENLTQHER; encoded by the coding sequence TTGAATTTAAACCTTAAATACAAACCGGATTGGACACTGGTATCCCTATTCCTGCTTGTATTAATCAGCCGAATTCCTTTTTTGTTTTGTGGCTACGGAGCCGAAGAAGATAGTTGGGGAACACCTCTTGCTATCTGGCAAACCCTCCATTCCGGCATCTACGAACCTTCACGGTTACCCGGACATCCGGTTCCAGAATTCCTTTACCTCCTCCTTCCTTATGCTTCACCTTTTTGGTGGAACTTACTCGCGGCAATAGCTTGTGCCTTTGCTTCCGTTGCTTTTTATAAAATAATCAATAAACTAGACTTACAAGCTGCATACCTCTCTGCATTAGCATTGGCCTTCGTTCCGGTAATATTTATTAGTAGCACCTATACCATTGACTATTGTTTTACCCTTGCATTCGTTTTATGGTCCTTTTACTTTTTGATCGAATCCTCCTTTTTATGGGCTGCTCTATTTTTAGGTCTGGCTATTGGCTCCCGTATTACGTCCGGTATTTTCCTTCTCCCTTTCTTGTCCTGGATTTTGACCATCAACCGTGACAAAACAGAAATAAAAAGTACAGTTAACTTGGTCATGCTTAGTTTGATTATTGGCACTATCTGTTACTTACCCCTTCTACAATCCTATGGATACCGATTTTTCCAATACTACGATCAATTCCCTTACCCTTCCTGGGAAAAGGTACTCTTTAAAGCCACTTTTGGTGTGTGGGGTGTAATTGGTTTGCTGGGTATACTATCAGCATGCATTTCGCAAACCTTATTTATTGGATTTTCTAAATTAGAAATTCAAACAAAAAAAAACAAAGTGATGGTAGGCCTAGCTATCCTGATCACGCTCTTGTATACTTTTTCATACCTTCGATTGCCCCAAAAATCCGGATATTGGATTCCGGCAATCCCTTTTATCATCCTTGCCTTAAATGTAGGTTTATTGGAAATGCTTTACAAATTTGTTCTCTTATGTCTCATGGTTTCGTCTTTTATTTTCGGACTAGGTTTAACAGATGCCAACCGGGGAAGTAAGCATTCAAACTGGGCTAAAGTTTATAAAATCCGTGATCAGGAACTGTTTTTCGATCCTGCAACCGGCCCCCTTTATTCCGATTTTACTAAACGCCACAACAAAGAAAGTTTTTGCAAAGAGGTTGCAACTACTTTAGACCAGCCTGAATATGCAACAAGCATAATTATTTGTGGATGGTGGTATAACGAGTTAATGGTTTATGCCCTAAACAACAACCCCAAATTGGTTCCTCACCTCCGATTCTATCTCACTGAATCAGAATTGGTGTCGTTGTCAGAAAAAGGGGTTTCCTTGTATTTTCTTCCTGAACAAGATAAATACAACGATCTTTACACCCAAATTTCCTTGACCAATCACTACGCTTTGGCCTGGGAAAACCTAACGCAACATGAAAGGTAA
- a CDS encoding T9SS type A sorting domain-containing protein, with the protein MKKLFTTLSLAFLSLVGMSQTSTDTLLWENFQGDTFDHIIIDAVASNALYDTFWYDIDGDGLADASGSSRSDQWFLTYAFSVADSITPDGDTNVVFASNSWTNDATTPVQNMLILPSIHVNDASVKLLWKSAPFQTPRYCDGYAVVASIGTNEHTDQFTDTLFKAAEFISQGDLIPDSSYSEFEFSDGYVHGLDGSYIEYDNDSLRFHGVLKPFEISLDAYVGMDVYIAFLHNSHDDNLISIDDIAVVGNGYIGPAGIKDFDETKGMGLFPNPANDHMVVNFTLRNTASTSYEIIDMSGKMIANVPAGIRVKGNHSLNINTQNLANGNYIFNLVTNGSRLTKNFTVAH; encoded by the coding sequence ATGAAAAAACTGTTTACTACTCTTTCTTTAGCTTTTTTATCCTTGGTTGGTATGTCCCAAACTTCAACCGATACTTTGCTTTGGGAAAATTTCCAAGGAGATACCTTCGACCATATTATTATCGATGCAGTAGCATCCAATGCTTTGTACGATACCTTTTGGTACGATATTGACGGCGATGGTTTGGCTGATGCCAGTGGTTCTAGCCGCTCAGACCAATGGTTTTTAACTTACGCATTTTCTGTTGCCGATTCTATCACTCCGGATGGTGACACAAACGTAGTATTTGCATCCAACTCCTGGACAAATGATGCTACCACACCGGTTCAAAACATGCTTATTTTACCATCCATCCACGTTAATGACGCTTCTGTTAAATTATTGTGGAAATCAGCCCCTTTCCAAACACCTCGTTACTGCGACGGATATGCTGTTGTTGCCTCCATCGGAACCAATGAGCACACCGACCAATTCACCGATACTCTTTTTAAAGCTGCAGAATTTATTAGCCAAGGCGATTTAATTCCGGATAGCAGCTACTCCGAATTTGAATTTTCCGATGGTTATGTGCATGGTTTGGATGGTTCTTACATCGAATACGACAATGATTCTCTTCGTTTCCACGGTGTTCTTAAACCTTTCGAAATCAGTTTGGATGCCTACGTAGGAATGGATGTTTATATCGCTTTCTTGCACAATAGCCACGACGACAATTTAATCTCTATCGATGATATTGCTGTGGTAGGTAACGGTTATATTGGCCCTGCAGGTATCAAAGATTTTGACGAAACTAAAGGAATGGGATTATTCCCAAATCCTGCAAATGATCACATGGTAGTTAATTTCACTTTACGCAACACTGCCAGTACTTCTTACGAAATCATCGATATGAGCGGAAAAATGATTGCTAATGTTCCAGCAGGTATCCGTGTAAAAGGTAACCATTCCTTAAACATCAATACTCAAAACCTGGCCAATGGTAATTATATTTTCAATTTGGTTACCAATGGAAGCCGTTTAACCAAAAACTTCACTGTGGCTCATTAA
- a CDS encoding HDIG domain-containing protein, with the protein MAILITVWILPKDAKFAFEYEIGKPWLHENLIAPFDFPIRKPKPELEAEKRELIKNKHYYFRIDTTIGPKQIKEFNAEANRLFPKQKAIVVQLSKRLQEVYGKGIMLVNEPAYNFESDKEIYLLKGNEASPLLFEQLLTPQKAYDLVMESISDLPEGLQDLIPTYLVHNVFFDDLTTEKVLNEDLTEISPYKGKVSAGIRIVSRGDVVDEYKYQVLESLKSEFIIQQGNNQGKFLPIIGLVVLVTMATLVLYLFLALFRKDILEDNTKVAFILLLLLVTLGMTKVAIKLDGISIYAVPFCLLPMIVRTFFDTRLALFAHLVACLIIAFLAPNGFEFVFLEVIAGIVAIFSIAKLQNRSQFFFSSLIIFIAYFAIYMGLTLIRHGGIKEMEWHNLYWFALSVTFTLFAYPLIYLFEKIFGLISDVSLLELSDINGKLLRELATKAPGTFQHSLQVANLAETAISQIGGNPLLVRTGALYHDIGKMENPYYFIENQVSGFNPHDELNFEESAAIIIDHVRKGVEIAKKERLPDEITDFIRTHHGTSLVQYFYQNYLKDFPTGSLDKNHFSYPGPKPFSKETAVLMMADSVEAASRSLRAYNAETISHLVDKIIDSQIEQQQFANADITFKNINQIKRIFKRKLQNIYHVRVEYPE; encoded by the coding sequence TTGGCCATACTTATTACTGTATGGATTTTGCCAAAGGATGCCAAATTTGCCTTTGAGTATGAAATAGGTAAACCATGGTTACATGAGAATTTGATAGCTCCGTTTGATTTTCCAATCCGGAAACCAAAACCAGAATTGGAGGCAGAGAAACGGGAATTGATTAAAAATAAGCATTATTATTTTCGTATTGACACTACGATAGGACCAAAACAGATTAAGGAATTTAATGCCGAAGCCAATCGTTTATTCCCTAAGCAAAAAGCAATAGTTGTTCAGTTAAGCAAAAGGCTTCAAGAGGTTTATGGGAAAGGAATTATGTTGGTGAATGAACCTGCATACAACTTTGAATCGGATAAAGAAATTTACCTACTGAAAGGGAATGAAGCAAGTCCATTGTTGTTTGAACAATTGTTGACCCCGCAAAAGGCTTATGATTTGGTGATGGAATCCATTTCGGATTTGCCTGAAGGACTTCAGGATTTGATTCCTACTTACTTGGTTCACAATGTTTTTTTTGATGATTTAACTACGGAGAAGGTTTTAAATGAAGATTTGACAGAGATTTCTCCATACAAGGGCAAGGTTTCTGCCGGGATACGAATTGTTTCACGAGGGGATGTTGTAGATGAATATAAGTATCAGGTTTTGGAATCATTGAAGTCAGAATTTATCATTCAGCAAGGAAATAATCAAGGTAAGTTTTTGCCTATTATTGGTTTGGTAGTATTGGTTACCATGGCAACCCTGGTGCTTTACCTTTTTTTGGCATTGTTCAGGAAGGATATTTTGGAAGATAATACCAAGGTTGCCTTTATTTTATTGTTGTTATTGGTAACGTTAGGAATGACCAAAGTTGCCATTAAATTGGATGGTATCAGCATTTATGCCGTTCCGTTTTGTTTGCTGCCAATGATAGTTCGTACATTTTTTGATACCCGTTTGGCTTTGTTTGCTCATTTGGTCGCTTGTTTGATTATAGCATTTTTAGCCCCTAATGGTTTTGAGTTTGTGTTTTTGGAAGTTATAGCCGGTATTGTTGCCATTTTCAGCATTGCCAAATTGCAAAACAGATCGCAGTTTTTCTTTTCCTCCTTAATTATTTTCATTGCCTATTTTGCAATTTACATGGGTTTAACTCTGATTCGCCATGGGGGAATAAAGGAAATGGAATGGCATAATTTGTACTGGTTTGCATTAAGTGTAACCTTTACCTTGTTTGCTTATCCGTTGATATATCTGTTTGAAAAAATATTTGGCTTAATTTCAGATGTAAGTTTGTTGGAATTATCCGATATTAATGGCAAGTTATTGAGGGAATTAGCCACCAAGGCTCCCGGTACTTTTCAGCATTCTTTGCAGGTTGCCAATTTAGCGGAGACAGCCATTTCTCAAATTGGTGGAAATCCATTGTTGGTAAGAACCGGAGCTTTGTACCACGACATAGGCAAGATGGAAAATCCTTATTATTTTATTGAGAATCAGGTTTCGGGTTTTAATCCACATGATGAATTGAATTTTGAAGAAAGTGCGGCAATTATCATAGATCATGTTAGAAAGGGTGTAGAGATTGCGAAGAAGGAAAGATTACCCGATGAGATAACCGATTTTATTCGCACGCATCATGGTACCTCCCTGGTGCAGTATTTTTATCAAAATTATTTGAAGGATTTTCCAACAGGTAGCTTGGATAAAAACCATTTTTCTTATCCAGGACCTAAGCCATTTTCAAAAGAGACAGCAGTGCTTATGATGGCCGATAGTGTAGAAGCAGCTTCGCGCAGTTTAAGGGCCTATAATGCAGAAACTATTAGTCATTTGGTAGATAAGATAATTGATAGTCAAATTGAGCAGCAGCAATTTGCCAATGCTGATATTACTTTTAAAAACATCAATCAAATAAAACGAATTTTTAAACGCAAACTCCAGAACATTTACCATGTTCGAGTGGAATATCCTGAATAA
- the ribH gene encoding 6,7-dimethyl-8-ribityllumazine synthase, producing the protein MSSALKNLSSYAPETVPNGREMKIAVVVSEWNHEITGALKEGAILTLKKHGVLEENIMVCYVPGSFELPSAAHLVLSARTDMDAVICLGCVIQGETRHFDFICDAAAQGIKDVSLKFNKPVIFGVLTPNNQQQAADRAGGKHGNKGDEAAITALKMVDLAQQLNS; encoded by the coding sequence ATGTCATCAGCCTTAAAAAACCTATCTAGTTATGCCCCGGAGACCGTTCCGAATGGGAGAGAAATGAAAATTGCCGTTGTAGTATCGGAATGGAATCATGAAATTACCGGAGCCCTCAAAGAAGGGGCTATTTTGACTTTAAAAAAGCATGGGGTTCTGGAGGAAAATATCATGGTTTGTTATGTTCCAGGTAGTTTTGAACTTCCATCAGCAGCACATTTAGTATTAAGTGCCAGGACGGATATGGATGCTGTTATTTGCCTAGGTTGTGTGATTCAAGGCGAAACCCGGCATTTTGATTTTATTTGTGATGCTGCTGCTCAAGGCATTAAGGATGTTTCATTGAAATTTAATAAGCCTGTGATTTTTGGCGTATTAACACCCAATAACCAGCAACAGGCTGCCGATAGAGCCGGAGGTAAACATGGTAATAAAGGTGATGAAGCTGCTATTACAGCATTAAAAATGGTTGACTTGGCTCAACAATTGAATTCCTAA
- a CDS encoding endonuclease/exonuclease/phosphatase family protein: MKNTFILLLLSMFILEGFSQNNPSPSSKKVKVLSWNIYMLPRNIKRTGKMYRAPKIAEEIKKEGYDVLVFQEAFHGTARQILWRKLKKEFPYKIGPGNRKWWWVKVNSGVWILSKTPLKKVDEIQFRDCDGFVDCFARKGGLLVETTVQGQTIQIMGTHMQAGGTYDTKRSQFRQLAKELLEPNKKEGVPQLLCGDFNIREADTVLYPELVSTLQCENGPLSGPYKFTADETNNDLRPSGQKVIDFIFYKGNGMLVNSVKRFIRVFESPWHKDHKSLSDHHAVEAIFEF, translated from the coding sequence ATGAAAAATACCTTCATTCTGCTTCTGCTTTCCATGTTTATATTGGAAGGCTTTTCTCAAAACAACCCTTCTCCAAGTTCGAAAAAAGTAAAGGTTTTGTCTTGGAACATTTACATGTTGCCGCGTAATATCAAGCGGACCGGCAAGATGTATCGTGCGCCCAAAATTGCTGAGGAAATAAAAAAGGAAGGATATGATGTATTGGTTTTTCAGGAAGCATTTCATGGAACAGCCAGGCAGATTTTGTGGCGAAAGTTAAAAAAGGAATTTCCCTATAAGATTGGTCCCGGTAACCGCAAATGGTGGTGGGTTAAAGTTAATAGCGGGGTTTGGATATTAAGTAAAACTCCTTTGAAAAAGGTAGATGAAATACAATTTAGGGATTGTGATGGTTTTGTAGATTGTTTTGCCCGCAAGGGTGGACTTTTGGTAGAAACTACTGTACAAGGGCAAACCATTCAAATTATGGGGACTCACATGCAAGCAGGAGGAACCTACGATACAAAACGCAGCCAATTCAGGCAATTGGCAAAGGAGTTGCTGGAACCCAACAAAAAAGAGGGTGTTCCTCAGTTGTTGTGCGGCGATTTTAATATTCGGGAAGCTGATACCGTTTTGTATCCGGAATTGGTTTCTACATTGCAATGTGAAAATGGGCCGCTCTCAGGGCCTTACAAGTTTACAGCAGATGAAACGAACAACGACCTTAGGCCAAGCGGACAAAAGGTTATTGATTTTATTTTTTACAAGGGAAATGGAATGTTAGTAAATAGTGTAAAACGGTTTATACGGGTTTTTGAAAGTCCTTGGCATAAAGATCATAAAAGTTTGAGTGATCATCATGCTGTTGAAGCTATTTTTGAATTTTAG
- a CDS encoding tetratricopeptide repeat protein, with translation MKQYLIQFLLLLVAISGYSQSAESFYNRGNAKYQKEDFSGAIVEYNEAIRLKPENAMAYYNRANAKARLNDFQGALDDLNESIKLEPMYGNAYYSRGLAKKALKDYAGAIADYDQAFKLQPKNAQVLYNRAIAKFHLNDQMGACTDWIEARNMGFPNADEDIKKHCPKKMR, from the coding sequence ATGAAACAATACTTAATCCAATTTTTACTCCTTTTAGTGGCCATTTCAGGGTATTCCCAAAGTGCAGAGAGTTTTTACAATCGTGGAAATGCCAAATATCAAAAAGAGGATTTTAGTGGGGCCATAGTGGAGTATAATGAAGCAATTCGCTTAAAACCTGAAAATGCCATGGCCTATTACAACCGCGCTAATGCTAAAGCAAGGTTAAATGATTTCCAGGGTGCATTAGACGATTTAAATGAATCTATTAAACTGGAACCGATGTATGGTAATGCCTATTATAGCAGAGGATTGGCAAAGAAAGCTTTAAAGGATTATGCTGGGGCCATTGCTGATTACGACCAGGCCTTTAAGTTGCAACCAAAAAATGCCCAGGTTTTATACAATCGGGCAATTGCTAAATTTCATTTAAACGATCAAATGGGAGCCTGCACCGATTGGATAGAAGCGCGTAACATGGGTTTCCCGAATGCAGATGAAGATATTAAAAAGCATTGTCCAAAAAAAATGCGATAG
- a CDS encoding OmpA family protein has protein sequence MKAKLHILFLLAGFLLLLHPACLLAQDKPEQLIEKGDFQMKKSPPDFSAALYFFQEAEKKKRDDNSLLLKIGICYLHLDSAEAVKAIPYLKRCFDYSPNLDDDLEFMLARAYELGGETKLAISKYREYKNTLSSAQLKQKKISTWAYSIFSTERQPYTAEKTIIYDLDKIIEERIAACMAQKNKPVKDPVSFSNQDLGPSGAVTLFSGSVIDETGNPIRAEIKVWDSGTGELFGEFNSNSKTGKYLLSLPVGKPYHIEFTCPNLLPFWALVDFPIQAEFSKLIRPIQLFKNKATFQNIRFEFFKERIAAQSTFALEKLNQLAKSQSGKKFTIQAHTSSIGSEETRKNLSFGRATELSNWLIKLGMDPNRIKPVGLGSAAPLLPETDEKGNQDLDAMRFNERIELIIQ, from the coding sequence TTGAAAGCCAAATTACATATCCTTTTTCTGCTTGCGGGGTTTCTACTCTTACTCCACCCTGCTTGCCTACTTGCTCAGGATAAACCAGAACAACTCATCGAAAAGGGAGACTTTCAAATGAAAAAGTCACCTCCCGACTTTTCCGCAGCCCTGTACTTCTTCCAGGAAGCCGAAAAAAAGAAAAGAGACGATAACTCTCTTCTCCTAAAAATTGGCATTTGCTACCTCCACCTCGATTCTGCCGAAGCAGTTAAGGCCATTCCTTACCTAAAACGCTGCTTCGACTATTCCCCTAACCTCGATGACGACCTTGAATTTATGCTGGCTCGAGCCTATGAACTGGGTGGTGAAACCAAATTAGCCATTAGCAAATACAGGGAATACAAAAACACACTTTCCTCAGCACAACTCAAACAAAAGAAAATTTCAACCTGGGCCTATTCTATCTTTAGCACAGAAAGACAACCTTACACCGCTGAAAAAACAATCATTTACGATCTCGATAAAATCATTGAAGAACGAATAGCAGCCTGCATGGCACAAAAAAACAAACCGGTAAAAGATCCGGTAAGTTTTTCAAACCAGGATTTAGGCCCCTCAGGCGCTGTAACTCTTTTCTCCGGCTCTGTGATTGACGAAACCGGCAACCCCATTCGAGCCGAAATAAAAGTTTGGGATTCCGGCACCGGTGAACTATTCGGTGAATTCAATTCCAATAGTAAAACCGGTAAATACCTGCTTAGCCTTCCCGTCGGAAAACCATACCATATCGAATTTACTTGTCCAAACCTACTACCTTTTTGGGCCTTGGTCGATTTTCCGATTCAAGCTGAGTTTTCTAAACTTATTCGCCCCATTCAATTGTTTAAAAACAAAGCTACTTTTCAAAACATTCGATTCGAGTTTTTTAAAGAGCGTATCGCAGCTCAAAGCACCTTTGCACTCGAAAAACTGAATCAATTGGCAAAATCTCAATCCGGTAAAAAATTCACCATTCAGGCTCATACCTCTTCTATCGGAAGTGAAGAAACACGCAAAAACCTTTCCTTTGGTCGTGCCACCGAACTTAGCAATTGGCTCATTAAATTAGGTATGGATCCAAACCGAATCAAACCGGTTGGTTTGGGATCTGCCGCTCCCCTTCTCCCGGAAACAGATGAGAAAGGTAATCAGGATTTGGATGCTATGCGCTTCAATGAACGTATTGAACTTATTATCCAATAA
- a CDS encoding OmpA family protein, whose protein sequence is MVKKATIFLFFIATSSLLSSAQSSLDEVKHLLNDEPGQNKKAIELLQKEIAASPANSEANFLLGIAYLHSSEKPKALKYLEKSATTQSTERSFLLARAYHLNQQFDKAIEQYIAYKNYLDSKKTSSIKLDNTIGTLMVNTPPDVNGEMSISNPSKIMDKRIQECRNGIELLKHPVQVKIQSLGAKLNSDKPDYAPIISADESELYFTSRRNSSGGLDPFDELPFEDIYRSYNINNQWTEASNVGAPLNTKKHDAALGLSADGQTIFLFLNGDIYQSRLDGDQWTKPVKLNENINSSATEHSISLSADERTLFFTRDGNGGLGGRDIYWSKKDEKGNWGPAQNLGPEINTAYDEDGLFFHPDGKTLYFSSNGHNSMGGYDIFKAVFKDGKWSQPVNMGSPINTPDDDIFFVLSASGETGYFSSARPGGMGDYDIYSVSIPKNNKKDQPFSPLTLVTGSITDEKSKAPTEAGIQIIDNEKNEVVAELVSNSKTGKYVVSLPSGKNYGIAVIKDDYLFHTENFLIEPAKDFRKVEKAIELKKAKPGTRIALNNLFFDSDKYELRQESLNELNRLAQFLKAFPEVQIQINGYTDDKGEEAYNKTLSQKRAESVLQALVKRGIAADRLKAVGFGESMPVASNKNKDGSENPEGMALNRRIEFEILKN, encoded by the coding sequence ATGGTAAAAAAGGCAACCATCTTCCTCTTTTTTATTGCTACCTCCAGCTTACTTTCTTCTGCTCAATCGTCCCTCGACGAGGTAAAACACCTCCTAAACGACGAACCAGGTCAAAACAAAAAAGCAATTGAACTGCTTCAGAAAGAAATAGCTGCTTCTCCGGCAAATAGTGAAGCTAATTTTTTGTTGGGAATCGCTTATTTACATTCCTCCGAAAAACCCAAAGCCCTAAAATACCTCGAAAAATCGGCCACTACCCAATCCACCGAACGTAGTTTCCTGCTTGCCAGAGCTTATCACCTTAATCAACAATTCGATAAAGCAATTGAACAATACATTGCCTACAAAAACTACCTGGATTCCAAAAAAACCTCTTCCATTAAACTCGACAATACCATCGGAACCCTCATGGTCAATACTCCTCCCGATGTCAATGGAGAAATGAGCATTAGCAACCCTTCCAAAATAATGGATAAACGCATTCAGGAATGTAGAAACGGTATCGAATTGCTTAAACATCCGGTACAGGTTAAAATCCAAAGCCTGGGAGCTAAACTTAACTCCGACAAACCGGATTATGCTCCCATTATCTCAGCCGATGAATCAGAACTCTATTTCACCTCCCGCCGAAATTCCTCCGGTGGTTTAGACCCATTCGACGAACTGCCTTTTGAAGACATCTACCGTTCCTACAACATTAACAACCAATGGACCGAAGCTTCCAATGTGGGAGCTCCCTTAAATACCAAAAAGCACGATGCAGCCCTGGGATTATCAGCCGATGGCCAAACCATTTTCCTCTTCCTCAACGGCGATATCTACCAAAGCCGTCTGGATGGTGACCAATGGACCAAACCGGTTAAACTCAACGAAAATATTAATTCCTCCGCAACGGAACACTCCATCTCTCTGAGCGCCGACGAACGAACCCTGTTCTTTACCCGGGACGGAAACGGAGGCCTGGGCGGCAGAGATATCTACTGGTCTAAAAAAGATGAAAAAGGCAATTGGGGTCCGGCACAAAACCTGGGTCCCGAAATAAATACAGCCTATGATGAAGATGGTCTATTCTTCCACCCCGATGGCAAAACCTTGTATTTCAGCTCCAACGGACATAATTCCATGGGCGGTTACGACATTTTTAAAGCAGTTTTCAAAGATGGAAAATGGAGCCAACCCGTTAATATGGGTTCACCAATCAATACCCCCGATGACGATATTTTCTTTGTGCTTTCGGCCAGCGGTGAAACAGGGTACTTCTCCTCTGCACGTCCGGGCGGTATGGGTGATTATGACATTTACAGCGTTAGCATCCCCAAAAACAATAAAAAAGACCAACCGTTCAGCCCGCTTACCCTGGTTACCGGTTCCATCACCGACGAAAAATCCAAAGCACCAACCGAAGCCGGAATCCAAATTATCGATAATGAAAAAAATGAAGTAGTAGCCGAATTGGTTTCCAACAGCAAAACAGGTAAATATGTGGTTTCCCTACCTTCCGGTAAAAACTATGGCATTGCCGTAATTAAAGACGATTACCTCTTCCATACCGAAAACTTCCTGATCGAACCAGCCAAAGACTTCCGAAAAGTAGAAAAAGCCATCGAACTTAAAAAGGCTAAACCAGGAACCCGAATTGCCCTTAACAACCTCTTCTTCGACTCTGACAAATACGAACTTCGCCAGGAATCACTAAACGAATTAAACCGTCTGGCCCAATTCTTAAAAGCCTTCCCCGAAGTACAAATACAAATCAACGGCTATACCGACGATAAAGGAGAAGAAGCGTACAACAAAACCCTTTCTCAAAAACGAGCCGAATCGGTTCTACAAGCCCTTGTCAAAAGAGGAATTGCCGCCGATCGCCTCAAAGCAGTTGGTTTTGGTGAATCTATGCCGGTTGCTTCCAACAAAAACAAAGACGGAAGCGAAAACCCGGAAGGCATGGCACTAAACCGCCGAATTGAGTTCGAAATCCTTAAAAACTAA
- the kbl gene encoding glycine C-acetyltransferase: MSSSFLTHLQNELQSIETAGLFKRERIITGPQGADIQISTGQEVINFCANNYLGLSSHPKVLEAAAKTLETHGYGMSSVRFICGTQDIHKELEEKISDFLGLEDTILYAAAFDANGGVFEPLFGEEDAIISDELNHASIIDGVRLCKAKRYRYKNNDMNDLEAQLKAADGARFKIVVTDGVFSMDGYIAQLDKIRALADRYGALVMTDECHALGFLGSTGRGTPEHCGVHGKIDIVTGTLGKALGGAMGGFTSGKKEVIALLRQRSRPYLFSNSLAPAIVGASIAVMDMLNETTALRDKVMENALYFRKGMTEAGFDIKPGIHPITPVMLYDAKLAQSFAEKLLAEGIYVIGFFYPVVPKEQARIRVQVSAAHEKHHLDKAIAAFTKVGKELL; this comes from the coding sequence ATGAGTTCAAGTTTTCTAACCCATCTTCAAAACGAATTACAATCGATTGAAACGGCAGGATTATTTAAAAGGGAGCGAATTATTACCGGTCCGCAAGGTGCTGATATTCAAATTAGTACAGGGCAAGAGGTAATAAATTTTTGTGCTAATAATTACCTTGGATTATCGTCTCATCCAAAAGTGTTGGAGGCCGCAGCAAAGACCCTTGAAACCCATGGTTATGGCATGAGTAGTGTTCGATTTATTTGCGGTACACAAGACATTCATAAAGAGTTGGAGGAAAAAATTTCTGACTTTTTGGGTTTGGAAGATACCATTTTGTATGCGGCAGCTTTTGATGCCAATGGAGGTGTTTTTGAACCTCTGTTTGGTGAGGAGGATGCCATTATAAGTGATGAGTTAAACCATGCCAGTATTATTGATGGAGTAAGGCTTTGTAAGGCTAAACGTTACCGATATAAAAACAATGATATGAACGATTTGGAAGCCCAACTTAAAGCGGCAGATGGAGCTCGTTTTAAAATTGTGGTTACCGACGGGGTATTTAGCATGGATGGATATATTGCTCAATTGGATAAAATAAGGGCTTTGGCCGATCGATACGGGGCTTTGGTGATGACAGATGAATGTCATGCCCTGGGCTTTTTGGGTTCTACCGGACGAGGAACCCCGGAGCATTGTGGGGTACATGGTAAAATTGATATTGTTACCGGTACCTTAGGTAAGGCTTTGGGAGGAGCCATGGGAGGTTTTACTTCGGGTAAGAAAGAAGTTATAGCTTTATTGCGTCAGCGCAGTCGTCCATATTTATTTTCCAATTCTTTGGCACCAGCCATAGTTGGAGCCAGCATTGCCGTGATGGATATGTTAAATGAAACTACGGCATTACGTGATAAAGTGATGGAAAACGCTTTGTATTTTAGAAAGGGAATGACGGAAGCAGGATTTGATATTAAGCCCGGAATTCATCCCATTACCCCGGTGATGTTATACGATGCCAAATTGGCTCAATCTTTTGCCGAAAAATTGTTGGCTGAAGGCATCTATGTCATTGGATTCTTTTATCCGGTGGTGCCGAAGGAGCAGGCCAGAATTCGGGTTCAGGTATCGGCAGCGCATGAAAAACATCACCTGGATAAAGCCATTGCAGCATTTACTAAAGTTGGAAAGGAATTGTTATAA